A window from Streptomyces sp. NBC_00299 encodes these proteins:
- a CDS encoding magnesium and cobalt transport protein CorA, producing the protein MSERRARPASKNPVKSAWRRAVTPPPQPEPPEPAPAARTTASDSSEVASVVQAVLYRDGVRVSAPATLAETYRELRDQSCGMAWIGLARPTETELLSLAAEFDLHPLAVEDAMEAHQRPKLERYGETLFVVLRAARYLDAPEEVDFGELHVFVGPDFVITVRHGAAPDLSAVRQRMEETPELLKLGPEAVLYAILDAVVDGYEPVVVGVQNDIDEIETEVFRGDPEVSRRIYELSREMVEFQRATRPLVGMLHALMAGFSKYGTDEELQRYLRDVADHVTHTSERVDGFRQALTEILTVNTTLVTQQQNAEMRALAEAGFEQNEEIKKISSWAAILFAPTLVGTIYGMNFDHMPELHWVFGYPFAIALMGVVCTSLYVIFKRRDWL; encoded by the coding sequence ATGTCCGAGCGACGCGCACGCCCCGCCTCGAAGAATCCCGTGAAGTCCGCCTGGCGCCGAGCCGTCACTCCCCCGCCGCAACCGGAGCCACCGGAGCCGGCGCCCGCGGCGCGCACCACGGCCTCCGACTCCTCCGAGGTGGCGAGCGTCGTGCAGGCGGTGCTGTACCGGGACGGCGTGCGGGTGTCCGCCCCCGCCACGCTCGCCGAGACCTACCGCGAGCTGCGCGACCAGTCCTGCGGCATGGCCTGGATCGGCCTGGCCCGCCCCACGGAGACGGAACTGCTCTCCCTGGCGGCCGAGTTCGACCTGCATCCGCTCGCAGTCGAGGACGCGATGGAGGCGCACCAGCGGCCCAAGCTGGAGCGCTACGGCGAGACGCTCTTCGTGGTCCTGCGCGCGGCCCGCTACCTGGACGCACCCGAGGAGGTCGACTTCGGCGAACTGCATGTCTTCGTCGGCCCCGACTTCGTGATCACGGTCCGCCATGGCGCGGCCCCCGACCTGTCGGCGGTACGCCAACGCATGGAGGAGACTCCGGAGCTGCTCAAACTCGGTCCGGAGGCGGTGCTCTACGCGATACTGGACGCCGTGGTCGACGGCTACGAGCCGGTGGTGGTGGGCGTTCAGAACGACATCGACGAGATCGAGACCGAGGTCTTCCGGGGCGACCCCGAGGTCTCCCGCCGCATCTACGAACTCTCCCGGGAAATGGTCGAGTTCCAGCGCGCCACCCGCCCGCTCGTCGGCATGCTGCACGCCCTGATGGCCGGCTTCTCCAAGTACGGCACGGACGAGGAACTCCAGCGCTACCTGCGCGACGTCGCCGACCACGTCACCCACACCAGTGAGCGTGTCGACGGCTTCCGCCAGGCCCTCACCGAGATCCTCACGGTGAACACGACGCTGGTCACGCAGCAGCAGAACGCCGAGATGCGGGCGCTGGCGGAGGCGGGGTTCGAGCAGAACGAGGAGATCAAGAAGATCTCGTCGTGGGCGGCGATTCTGTTCGCGCCGACGCTGGTGGGGACGATCTACGGCATGAACTTCGACCACATGCCGGAGTTGCACTGGGTGTTCGGATATCCCTTCGCGATCGCCCTGATGGGGGTCGTTTGTACAAGCCTGTACGTCATCTTCAAGCGGCGGGATTGGCTCTAG
- a CDS encoding DUF1062 domain-containing protein, with protein MLNRWVVMPTCLPLVLRRCHACASERFRANGKFRVNANHKLLDAWLLVLCTACGETAKLTVLERMNVRSVRPELLDRMHDNDPSLAAELLQDPVVRRRNRIALDWDNAWRLDTGGSDHLDREVIDVSVRFAARIPVRPVRLIAEGCDLSRAEVERLIAEGKLVSAVRLSGKLSGDFTFTLKR; from the coding sequence GTGCTCAATCGCTGGGTGGTCATGCCCACCTGCCTGCCGCTCGTTCTCCGTCGTTGCCACGCGTGCGCGTCCGAGCGCTTCCGGGCGAACGGCAAGTTTCGTGTCAACGCAAACCACAAGCTCCTCGACGCCTGGCTCCTCGTGCTCTGTACCGCTTGCGGGGAGACTGCGAAGCTGACGGTCCTGGAGCGGATGAACGTGCGTTCCGTACGACCTGAACTGCTGGACCGGATGCACGACAACGACCCAAGCCTGGCGGCCGAGTTGCTCCAGGATCCGGTCGTGCGGCGCCGTAATCGCATCGCCCTCGACTGGGACAACGCCTGGCGCCTCGACACCGGCGGATCGGATCATCTGGACCGTGAGGTGATCGACGTGTCGGTCCGCTTCGCGGCACGGATCCCCGTCCGGCCGGTACGACTGATCGCTGAAGGCTGCGATCTCTCGCGGGCCGAGGTCGAGAGACTGATCGCGGAGGGAAAGCTCGTTTCGGCGGTCCGCCTGAGCGGCAAGCTCTCCGGCGACTTCACCTTCACGCTCAAGCGCTGA
- a CDS encoding SpoIIE family protein phosphatase encodes MTAGSFESSGGGYAPEPPRPTGLLDVLSVAAVVVDADGRVVFWTPQAEELFGYTADEALGTHATRLFIHPEQLPAVTQLFTEVLETGRSWAGTFPVRHKDGSTRLTEFRNMRLLDDLGDVYALGIAADHSLLQRVETDLALCERLINQSPIGIALLDPDLRYLLVNPALERIDATPAEDHVGRRLRETLPLPDIDTIESCLRQVLTTGTPLLDQYHVGRPPADPETEHAWSLSFYRLEDPGGRVLGAAISFVDVTERHRAAAEADRARRRLALIADASTRVGTSLEVDRTAHELAEVATPELADVVAVDVLDSALACRRNRKPDNGPELFRALALKAAYPSVALRAADAPGDLAAYEGDRLVTLCVHTGRPILVRHVGEQDLPRIAKDAEATALLARAGVHSYLAVPLIAHGEVLGALDLKRTRNPVPFDQDDVVLASELASRAAVAIDNARWFQSVRNTALTLQRSLLPDHAPHHTGLELASRYQPAQATSEVGGDWYDVIPLEDDKTALVVGDVMGNGIDAAATMGRLRTATCAYADLDLEPGSVLQHLDKITCDLEHYIVTCLYAVYDPRTGQCHIANAGHMPPALARPGRTPELLELPAGAPLGVGGIPFETTTVELSPGDLLVLYTDGLVETRLHPIDDRLNVLLGFLDEPRRPLEETCDLLLYGLRHPDDHDDVALLVARVL; translated from the coding sequence ATGACAGCTGGATCCTTCGAGTCCTCGGGAGGCGGGTACGCACCGGAGCCGCCCCGGCCGACCGGTCTGCTCGATGTGCTGAGTGTGGCCGCGGTGGTCGTCGACGCCGACGGGCGCGTGGTGTTCTGGACCCCGCAGGCCGAGGAGCTCTTCGGCTACACCGCCGACGAGGCCCTCGGCACGCATGCGACGCGCCTGTTCATCCACCCCGAGCAGCTGCCGGCCGTGACGCAGCTGTTCACGGAGGTGCTGGAGACGGGCCGGAGCTGGGCCGGCACCTTCCCCGTACGGCACAAGGACGGCAGCACCCGGCTGACGGAGTTCCGCAACATGCGGCTGCTGGACGATCTCGGTGACGTCTACGCCCTGGGCATCGCGGCCGACCACTCCCTGCTCCAGCGCGTCGAGACCGATCTGGCGCTGTGCGAGCGGCTGATCAACCAGTCCCCGATCGGGATCGCGCTCCTGGACCCGGACCTGCGCTATCTGCTGGTCAACCCGGCACTGGAGCGTATCGACGCCACCCCGGCCGAGGACCACGTCGGCCGCCGGCTGCGGGAGACCCTGCCGCTGCCCGACATCGACACGATCGAGTCCTGTCTGCGCCAGGTGCTCACCACCGGCACCCCGCTGCTCGACCAGTACCACGTGGGCCGTCCGCCGGCGGACCCCGAGACTGAGCACGCCTGGTCACTGTCGTTCTACCGGCTGGAGGACCCGGGCGGGCGGGTCCTGGGTGCGGCCATCTCGTTCGTCGACGTCACCGAGCGGCACCGGGCGGCCGCGGAGGCCGACCGGGCCCGGCGGCGACTGGCGCTGATCGCCGACGCCTCCACCCGGGTCGGCACCTCGCTGGAGGTGGACCGGACCGCCCACGAGCTGGCGGAGGTCGCCACTCCCGAGCTGGCCGACGTGGTCGCCGTCGACGTCCTGGACTCCGCGCTGGCCTGCCGGCGCAACCGCAAGCCGGACAACGGCCCGGAGCTGTTCCGCGCACTCGCGCTGAAGGCGGCCTACCCGAGCGTGGCGCTGCGCGCAGCCGATGCGCCCGGTGACCTCGCCGCGTACGAAGGCGACCGGCTGGTCACCCTGTGCGTGCACACCGGCCGGCCGATCCTCGTACGCCATGTCGGCGAGCAGGATCTGCCGCGTATCGCCAAGGACGCCGAGGCCACCGCGCTGCTGGCGCGGGCGGGCGTCCACTCCTATCTGGCCGTGCCGTTGATCGCGCACGGCGAGGTGCTCGGCGCCCTCGACCTCAAGCGCACCCGCAATCCGGTGCCGTTCGACCAGGACGACGTCGTTCTGGCCAGTGAGCTGGCCAGCAGGGCCGCCGTGGCCATCGACAACGCCCGCTGGTTCCAGAGCGTGCGCAACACCGCCCTGACCCTGCAGCGCAGCCTGCTGCCCGACCACGCGCCGCACCACACGGGTCTGGAGCTCGCCTCCCGCTACCAGCCCGCCCAGGCCACCAGCGAGGTCGGCGGCGACTGGTACGACGTCATCCCGCTGGAGGACGACAAGACGGCGCTGGTCGTCGGCGACGTCATGGGCAACGGCATCGACGCCGCCGCCACCATGGGCCGGCTGCGCACCGCCACCTGTGCCTATGCCGACCTGGACCTGGAGCCGGGCTCCGTGCTCCAGCACCTGGACAAGATCACCTGCGATCTGGAGCACTACATCGTCACCTGCCTGTACGCGGTGTACGACCCCCGCACCGGGCAGTGCCACATCGCCAACGCCGGCCACATGCCGCCCGCGCTGGCCCGCCCCGGCCGCACCCCTGAGCTGCTCGAACTGCCGGCCGGCGCCCCGCTCGGGGTCGGCGGCATCCCGTTCGAGACCACGACGGTCGAGCTGAGCCCCGGCGATCTGCTGGTCCTCTACACCGACGGCCTCGTCGAGACCCGGCTCCACCCCATCGACGACCGCCTGAACGTCCTCCTCGGCTTCCTGGACGAACCCCGCAGGCCGCTGGAGGAGACCTGCGACCTCCTGCTGTACGGCCTGCGCCACCCCGACGACCACGACGACGTGGCTCTTCTCGTGGCGCGAGTGCTGTAG
- a CDS encoding Lrp/AsnC ligand binding domain-containing protein encodes MRQVVHSHHSTGNFDYLLQVEVPDLPAYEDVHANQLAGLPGVATVTSYVTMKTLSADTTA; translated from the coding sequence GTGCGGCAAGTGGTCCACAGCCACCACAGCACCGGCAACTTCGACTATCTGCTCCAGGTCGAGGTCCCCGACCTGCCCGCATACGAGGACGTCCACGCCAACCAGTTGGCCGGCCTGCCCGGCGTGGCCACGGTGACCAGCTACGTCACCATGAAGACGCTCTCCGCCGACACCACCGCGTGA
- a CDS encoding flavodoxin family protein: MRTVIVCASVSHGNTRRVADSMAEVLGAEVVAPEQADLAELAGADLVGFGSGVFYGRLHPRLTEFVRALPAGRGRAFVFATSGLPEMAPAPFTRPLVRLLQGKGFEVDGSFSCRAFDTWTPFKLVGGINKQRPNAGDLAAARTFAEGLRDGRGPVS; this comes from the coding sequence ATGAGGACCGTCATCGTGTGCGCCTCCGTGTCGCACGGCAATACGCGTCGTGTCGCCGACAGCATGGCCGAAGTACTCGGCGCGGAGGTCGTCGCGCCCGAGCAGGCCGACCTGGCGGAGCTGGCCGGGGCCGACCTCGTGGGATTCGGCTCGGGCGTCTTCTACGGCAGGCTCCACCCCCGGCTGACCGAGTTCGTCAGGGCACTTCCCGCCGGGCGTGGCCGGGCGTTCGTGTTCGCCACCAGCGGGCTCCCCGAGATGGCGCCGGCGCCTTTCACCCGCCCCCTCGTCCGGCTCCTCCAAGGCAAGGGCTTCGAGGTGGACGGGAGCTTCTCGTGCCGGGCGTTCGACACCTGGACGCCCTTCAAGCTCGTCGGCGGCATCAACAAGCAGCGGCCGAACGCCGGGGACCTGGCCGCCGCGCGGACGTTCGCCGAGGGGTTGCGGGACGGACGAGGGCCGGTGTCCTGA
- a CDS encoding IclR family transcriptional regulator yields MGAQDGPTLIGSVQRAFRLLEAMSAHENGAPAKQLARETGLPLATAYHLLRTLVHDGYVRKLDDGGFILGDKIGTLHTSGRGQALLSRIRPTLAALRDELSTAAYLTFYEDGEIRVAEIVDGPRAPRVDLWVGFEDAGHATALGKSVLRELDEESRKDYLSRHRLADLTPSTITDPPELIRRLDSEPLAPAVTDLEEYALGTVCVAVPVYSGGTLGSLGVSLRADRRFRLEETRARLEEVRARLLPTASRVTRGLSLTI; encoded by the coding sequence ATGGGTGCTCAGGACGGCCCCACGCTCATCGGCTCCGTACAGCGCGCCTTCCGCCTGCTGGAGGCGATGAGCGCGCACGAGAACGGCGCGCCGGCGAAGCAACTGGCACGGGAGACGGGCCTGCCCCTGGCCACGGCGTATCACCTGCTCCGGACGCTGGTCCACGACGGATACGTGCGCAAGCTCGACGACGGCGGGTTCATCCTGGGCGACAAGATCGGCACCCTGCACACCTCGGGCCGGGGGCAGGCGCTGCTCAGCCGGATACGCCCGACGCTCGCCGCACTGCGGGACGAGCTGTCGACCGCCGCGTACCTCACCTTCTACGAGGACGGCGAGATCCGGGTCGCCGAGATCGTGGACGGCCCCCGCGCTCCCCGGGTCGATCTCTGGGTGGGGTTCGAGGACGCGGGGCACGCCACCGCGCTGGGCAAGTCCGTGCTGCGTGAGCTGGACGAGGAATCACGCAAGGACTACCTGTCCCGGCACCGGCTCGCGGACCTCACGCCCAGCACCATCACCGACCCTCCGGAGCTCATCCGGCGGCTCGACTCCGAGCCCCTGGCCCCGGCGGTCACGGACCTGGAGGAGTACGCGCTGGGCACGGTCTGCGTCGCGGTGCCCGTCTACAGCGGGGGCACCCTCGGCTCGCTGGGTGTGTCGCTGCGGGCCGACCGGCGCTTCCGGCTGGAGGAGACGCGGGCCCGTCTGGAGGAGGTCCGAGCGCGCCTGCTCCCGACCGCGAGCCGTGTGACCCGGGGCCTCTCGCTCACTATCTGA
- a CDS encoding PP2C family protein-serine/threonine phosphatase yields the protein MSLAPHHGRYHWPRRLVAATPVLPILIVSAIVLVDLVCGSGMTWLPLLAVGPALAATTNGPRGVLWVGLLAAALGAILGIRDDAAARELAVVLAALMAVTLAGSLASGLRGRRERVLAAVRSVAEAAQHALLQPVPATVGPFQVAVRYSAAAAEARIGGDLYALVSTPYGVRMIVGDVRGKGLPAVGTAALVLGVFREAAYDEPDLLTVVARIERSLARNLGSDDFVTAVVAGYPREGQLEVVNCGHAPPLLVRDSVVVPVDPDSPAPPLGLRTLSGETPALQVLPFADGDQLLLYTDGVTEARDHEREFYPLADGLARHTCDEPAHTVTALHDELLDHVGGRLHDDAALLLLRMPAPAVTLADREVPDTGRVGSCSP from the coding sequence ATGAGCCTGGCCCCGCACCACGGTCGCTACCACTGGCCGAGGCGACTGGTCGCCGCTACGCCCGTACTGCCCATACTGATCGTCTCCGCGATCGTCCTCGTCGATCTCGTCTGCGGCTCGGGGATGACCTGGCTGCCGCTGCTCGCCGTGGGGCCCGCGCTCGCGGCCACCACCAACGGGCCGCGCGGAGTCCTGTGGGTGGGGCTTCTCGCCGCCGCCCTGGGCGCGATCCTCGGCATCCGTGACGACGCCGCCGCCCGCGAGCTGGCGGTCGTGCTGGCCGCCCTGATGGCCGTCACCCTGGCCGGAAGCCTCGCCAGCGGCCTGCGCGGGCGGCGCGAGCGGGTGCTCGCCGCCGTGCGTTCCGTCGCCGAGGCCGCCCAGCACGCGCTGTTGCAGCCCGTACCGGCGACGGTCGGGCCGTTCCAGGTCGCCGTCCGCTACAGCGCCGCCGCGGCGGAGGCCCGGATCGGCGGCGACCTCTACGCGCTCGTGTCCACGCCGTACGGGGTCCGGATGATCGTCGGCGACGTGCGCGGCAAGGGGCTGCCCGCGGTGGGGACCGCGGCTCTGGTGCTCGGTGTGTTCCGCGAGGCCGCCTACGACGAGCCCGATCTCCTCACCGTCGTCGCACGCATCGAGCGGAGCCTGGCGCGCAACCTGGGCAGCGACGACTTCGTCACCGCCGTGGTCGCCGGGTACCCCCGGGAGGGGCAGCTGGAGGTGGTCAACTGCGGTCACGCGCCGCCGCTGCTGGTGCGCGACTCCGTCGTCGTACCGGTCGACCCGGACAGTCCGGCCCCGCCCCTCGGGCTGCGCACCCTCTCTGGTGAGACGCCGGCGCTGCAGGTGCTGCCCTTCGCCGACGGGGACCAGCTGCTGCTCTACACCGACGGCGTCACCGAGGCCCGCGACCACGAGCGGGAGTTCTACCCGCTCGCCGACGGGCTGGCACGGCACACGTGCGACGAGCCGGCGCACACCGTCACCGCCCTCCACGACGAGCTGCTCGACCATGTGGGCGGCCGGCTCCACGACGACGCGGCACTGCTGCTGCTCCGCATGCCCGCTCCGGCCGTCACCCTCGCCGACCGCGAGGTGCCCGACACCGGACGCGTCGGTTCCTGCTCGCCGTAG
- a CDS encoding SpoIIE family protein phosphatase, with protein sequence MDAAREEPEAPTSEGPSALFDASTDAAAVVSGHGVVIGWTRAAEDLLGHPASDVVGSPAARLLAGPSDPVRAAGVAERCRAGMGWNGLIPLRHRDGRRVDVDLRVSASFRIGADECFLVSARELRQQWAVGQSILDGFLTRSPVGMAVMDTDLRYVWLNDTLERFGGVPREQRLGRRLSELLPGLQAETIEGRMHKVLETGLPVTDYEYVGWSWADPHRQHAYSTSFFPLVDPDNSITGVCYMVLDVTERWNARQLLSLVNEAGTRIGTTLDVLWTAQELADFAVPRFADFVVVDLLEPVLSTEGHGTWLTDAGPAPAKPVMRRAGMSSVREGCPEAVARVGERVDFVPPPHDAHLLIDGGPILIPVLDPSDELWTAEQPARAASIREFGLHSLISAPMRARNTTLGLTTFIRSRNPVSFQPDDVLVAQELVARAALCVDNARRYTREHTAAVTLQRSLLPQVLTGGTALEVASSYLPADPSGGVGGDWFDVIPLSGARVGLVVGDVVGHGITAAATMGRLRTAVQTLADMEMPPDELLAHLDDLVLRLSEERPEGDTAGAAHPGTTGFLGATCLYAVYDPVTRRCTMARAGHPPPIVIAPDGQVSYPEPPAGPPLGLGGMGFEAGEIELAENSLLGLYTDGLVADADRDMERGMSRLGDLLSRRDLDLDTLCSSAVRELVPAPQPDDIALLLARTHALDAEQVVSWDVPVDPAAVADLRARATRQVTDWGFAELAMTTELIVSELVTNAIRYAEPPIRLRLLRDTRLTCEVADGSSTAPRLRHARSMDEGGRGLFLVAQLAHRWGARYTASGKIIWAEQEIP encoded by the coding sequence ATGGATGCTGCGCGAGAAGAACCGGAGGCGCCCACGTCCGAAGGACCGAGCGCTCTGTTCGACGCGTCCACCGACGCGGCGGCGGTGGTGTCCGGACACGGTGTCGTGATCGGCTGGACCCGGGCCGCGGAGGACCTCCTCGGCCACCCCGCCTCGGACGTCGTCGGTTCCCCCGCCGCGCGGCTGCTGGCGGGACCGAGTGATCCGGTCCGGGCGGCCGGCGTCGCCGAGCGCTGCCGGGCCGGCATGGGATGGAACGGCCTCATTCCGCTACGGCACCGTGACGGCCGCCGTGTCGATGTGGACCTGCGGGTCTCCGCGTCGTTCCGCATCGGAGCGGACGAGTGCTTTCTGGTCTCGGCACGGGAGTTGCGGCAGCAGTGGGCGGTGGGCCAGTCCATCCTCGACGGGTTCCTGACCCGCTCACCGGTCGGCATGGCCGTGATGGACACCGACCTGCGCTACGTCTGGCTCAACGACACCCTGGAACGCTTCGGCGGTGTCCCTCGCGAGCAGCGCCTCGGCCGTCGGCTGAGTGAACTGCTGCCGGGGCTCCAGGCGGAGACGATCGAGGGCCGGATGCACAAGGTCCTGGAAACCGGCCTCCCCGTCACCGACTACGAGTACGTGGGATGGAGTTGGGCCGACCCACACCGCCAGCACGCCTACTCCACCTCCTTCTTTCCCCTCGTGGACCCCGACAACTCGATCACCGGCGTCTGCTACATGGTCCTGGACGTCACCGAGCGGTGGAACGCACGCCAGCTGTTGTCGCTGGTCAACGAGGCCGGGACGCGCATCGGCACGACGCTGGACGTGCTGTGGACGGCACAGGAACTGGCCGACTTCGCCGTGCCGCGCTTCGCGGACTTCGTCGTCGTGGACCTCCTGGAGCCGGTGCTCAGCACCGAGGGGCACGGCACGTGGCTGACCGACGCCGGCCCGGCCCCCGCCAAGCCGGTGATGCGCCGGGCCGGCATGAGCTCGGTGCGCGAGGGCTGCCCGGAGGCCGTGGCGCGGGTGGGGGAGCGGGTGGACTTCGTCCCGCCGCCGCACGACGCGCATCTGCTCATCGACGGAGGTCCGATCCTCATCCCGGTCCTCGACCCCTCCGACGAACTGTGGACAGCCGAGCAACCCGCGCGAGCGGCCAGCATCCGCGAGTTCGGCCTGCACTCCCTCATCTCGGCGCCGATGCGGGCACGGAACACCACCCTGGGCCTCACCACCTTCATACGGTCGCGCAATCCCGTCTCGTTCCAGCCCGACGACGTCCTCGTCGCCCAGGAACTGGTGGCCCGCGCGGCCCTGTGCGTCGACAACGCCCGCCGCTACACCCGGGAACACACGGCCGCGGTCACCCTGCAACGCAGCCTGCTGCCCCAGGTCCTGACGGGCGGTACGGCACTGGAGGTGGCCTCCTCCTATCTGCCGGCGGACCCGAGCGGCGGGGTCGGCGGGGACTGGTTCGACGTGATCCCGCTGTCCGGGGCCCGGGTGGGCCTCGTCGTCGGCGACGTCGTCGGCCACGGCATCACCGCGGCGGCCACCATGGGCCGGCTGCGCACCGCCGTACAGACCCTCGCCGACATGGAGATGCCCCCCGACGAACTGCTGGCCCACCTCGACGACCTCGTGCTGCGCCTCAGCGAGGAGCGGCCCGAGGGCGATACAGCCGGGGCGGCCCACCCGGGCACGACCGGCTTCCTCGGCGCGACCTGCCTGTACGCCGTGTACGACCCCGTGACCCGACGCTGCACGATGGCCCGGGCCGGACACCCGCCGCCGATCGTCATCGCGCCCGACGGGCAGGTCTCCTACCCGGAACCCCCCGCCGGACCCCCGCTCGGGCTGGGCGGGATGGGCTTCGAGGCCGGCGAGATCGAACTCGCTGAGAACAGCCTGCTCGGCCTCTACACCGACGGCCTCGTCGCGGACGCCGACCGCGACATGGAACGCGGCATGTCCCGGCTCGGCGACCTGCTGTCCCGGCGGGACCTCGACCTCGACACGCTGTGCTCGTCCGCGGTGCGGGAACTCGTGCCCGCGCCGCAGCCCGACGACATCGCCCTCCTCCTTGCGCGCACCCACGCCCTGGACGCCGAGCAAGTCGTCTCATGGGACGTGCCCGTCGACCCGGCCGCCGTCGCCGACCTCCGGGCACGGGCGACCCGCCAGGTCACGGACTGGGGCTTCGCGGAACTGGCCATGACGACCGAGCTGATCGTGAGCGAGCTGGTCACCAACGCCATCCGCTACGCCGAACCCCCCATCCGCCTACGCCTCCTCCGCGACACCCGCCTGACCTGCGAGGTGGCCGACGGCAGCAGCACCGCCCCACGCCTGCGGCACGCCCGCAGCATGGACGAGGGCGGCCGCGGCCTGTTCCTGGTGGCCCAACTCGCCCATCGCTGGGGCGCCCGCTACACGGCCTCCGGAAAGATCATCTGGGCCGAACAGGAGATCCCCTGA